A single genomic interval of Lacrimispora sphenoides JCM 1415 harbors:
- a CDS encoding SIS domain-containing protein produces MNEKIKETMMTYVEESPEVMLNNIKNRKELTAPLIAEYEKGDYKTVWIVASGSSYNGSYCARQFMRYYLKSEVKIVSPFTFLSSEHDFTDGDFVFVVSQSGYSTNSIDALKMIREHGRTSIGITGSISSDMKDYADVLIDYGVGVETVGYVTKGVTSFALFLMLFTLEAAVRKGLMTEEDAESVCRDMEKAARIHETVQKETMKFYEDHYKEFTSMANAYVCGLGANYGTALEGALKLGETVKIPSVAYESEEFLHGPNLQMTPGYTVFLIDGGNSSSRSQTIFKACREVTDRAFLITNQPGFTGEGILNLPVELPELLTPLCFLPFFQILAYQATTALNRWKQHPLLKKMKDTAACKTENYENQDDDD; encoded by the coding sequence ATGAATGAAAAAATAAAAGAAACAATGATGACGTATGTGGAAGAGTCTCCTGAGGTAATGCTTAATAATATTAAAAACCGGAAGGAGCTGACAGCTCCGCTGATCGCTGAATATGAAAAGGGAGATTACAAAACCGTCTGGATCGTGGCTTCCGGATCCTCCTATAACGGTTCGTACTGCGCCCGCCAGTTTATGAGGTATTATTTAAAGTCTGAAGTAAAGATCGTATCTCCCTTCACTTTTCTTAGCAGTGAACATGATTTTACGGACGGTGATTTTGTTTTTGTTGTTTCCCAGAGCGGTTACAGCACCAATTCCATTGATGCGCTGAAGATGATCCGTGAGCATGGGCGCACCTCAATCGGAATTACAGGAAGTATCTCCAGTGATATGAAAGATTATGCGGATGTGCTGATCGATTATGGGGTTGGAGTGGAAACCGTAGGTTATGTGACAAAGGGTGTGACCTCGTTTGCCTTGTTTCTGATGCTGTTTACCCTTGAAGCTGCCGTAAGAAAAGGACTGATGACGGAGGAAGATGCAGAATCGGTATGCCGGGATATGGAGAAGGCGGCCCGGATTCATGAGACGGTGCAAAAGGAAACCATGAAATTCTATGAAGATCATTATAAGGAATTTACCTCCATGGCAAATGCTTATGTGTGCGGATTAGGCGCTAATTACGGCACGGCACTGGAAGGTGCTTTAAAGCTGGGTGAGACGGTAAAGATCCCTTCTGTAGCTTATGAGTCTGAGGAATTCCTTCATGGACCCAATCTTCAGATGACTCCCGGCTATACGGTATTCCTCATTGACGGAGGAAACAGCAGCAGCCGGAGCCAGACCATTTTTAAAGCCTGCAGGGAGGTAACTGACAGGGCGTTTTTAATAACCAATCAGCCGGGATTCACCGGAGAAGGAATTTTAAACCTTCCGGTGGAGCTGCCGGAGCTTTTAACCCCCTTATGCTTCCTGCCGTTTTTCCAGATCCTTGCATATCAGGCAACGACAGCACTAAACCGCTGGAAGCAGCACCCTCTGTTAAAGAAGATGAAAGATACTGCTGCATGCAAGACGGAAAATTATGAGAATCAGGATGATGATGATTGA
- a CDS encoding BMC domain-containing protein encodes MRYYGEEALGLVETVGLVPALEAADKMLKAADVELISYENVGSTLVTIMVKGDVAAVRSSVEAGAEAAAAIGKLTAKNVMPRPIKEVGDIVSVHDIDA; translated from the coding sequence GTGAGATATTACGGCGAAGAAGCTTTAGGCCTGGTAGAGACCGTTGGACTGGTTCCTGCACTGGAAGCAGCAGACAAGATGCTTAAGGCAGCAGATGTAGAATTGATTTCTTATGAAAACGTAGGTTCCACCCTGGTGACCATTATGGTAAAGGGTGATGTGGCAGCGGTACGCTCCTCCGTAGAGGCAGGTGCAGAAGCGGCAGCAGCAATCGGCAAGCTGACAGCAAAGAACGTAATGCCAAGGCCGATTAAAGAGGTCGGAGACATTGTATCCGTACACGATATAGACGCATAG
- the deoC gene encoding deoxyribose-phosphate aldolase: MGNIKISQKELAAYFDHTQLRAWASHEDFVTLCKESMEYGFKMVAINPAQVVRCRKLLEGSPVHVGAAVGFPLGQTTIEDKLNETKTAILNGSDEIDYVINITELKEKNYSFIEKEMAEITEICRKNKVISKVIFENCYLTDQEKEELCRIALNVHPDYIKTSTGFGTGGATFEDVALMKRMVGDEIKIKAAGGVRTLDTALQMIELGVSRIGSTASVFIVEELKKRI, encoded by the coding sequence ATGGGGAATATTAAGATCAGCCAGAAAGAACTGGCCGCTTATTTTGACCACACTCAGTTAAGAGCCTGGGCATCCCATGAGGATTTTGTAACGCTTTGTAAGGAGAGCATGGAATATGGCTTTAAGATGGTAGCCATCAACCCGGCGCAGGTAGTCCGCTGCCGGAAGCTTTTAGAAGGCAGCCCTGTCCATGTGGGTGCTGCGGTGGGATTTCCGTTAGGGCAGACAACTATAGAAGATAAGCTGAATGAAACAAAGACCGCCATTTTAAACGGATCTGATGAGATCGATTACGTGATCAATATTACTGAGCTAAAAGAGAAAAATTACAGCTTTATAGAAAAGGAAATGGCAGAGATAACGGAAATCTGCAGAAAAAACAAGGTGATTTCAAAGGTGATTTTTGAAAACTGCTATCTTACAGACCAGGAGAAAGAGGAATTGTGCCGGATCGCACTGAACGTACATCCGGATTATATTAAGACCTCCACCGGTTTTGGAACTGGAGGGGCGACCTTTGAAGATGTGGCACTGATGAAGCGCATGGTAGGAGATGAAATTAAGATCAAGGCGGCAGGAGGTGTAAGGACCCTGGATACTGCTCTTCAGATGATAGAGCTTGGAGTCAGCAGAATCGGTTCTACGGCAAGTGTTTTTATCGTGGAAGAGCTTAAGAAACGAATTTAG
- the eutM gene encoding ethanolamine utilization microcompartment protein EutM, producing MKFDALGMIETKGLIGSIEAADAMVKAANVTLVGKEFVGGGLVTIMVRGDVGAVKAATDAGAAAAQRVGELVSVHVIPRPHAEVETILPKEKKECK from the coding sequence ATGAAATTTGATGCATTAGGAATGATTGAGACAAAGGGCCTGATCGGTTCTATCGAAGCTGCAGATGCAATGGTAAAGGCAGCAAATGTTACTCTGGTTGGAAAAGAATTTGTCGGCGGCGGTCTAGTTACCATTATGGTAAGAGGTGATGTCGGTGCGGTAAAGGCAGCCACCGATGCAGGTGCGGCTGCAGCCCAGAGAGTTGGAGAACTGGTTTCCGTTCACGTAATTCCTCGTCCTCACGCTGAGGTTGAAACCATTCTTCCGAAAGAGAAAAAGGAGTGTAAATAA
- a CDS encoding PTS system mannose/fructose/sorbose family transporter subunit IID — protein sequence MTVSRNKLDKKDINKMSMLSILEQSCFSFERMQAPGFCLGLLPGLKKIYGDQKEEISDAMKNNMDFINTEPHMATFLQGLVLSLEENGQDRALIKSIKTGLFGPLAGLGDAIFWFTLLPISAAICCSLASGGSVLGPILYIAIWFLGAISRLWFGRMGYNMGVGAVDLISSNASAITKAAGILGMMVVGGLIPSYVSLHFAETLVAPGGVSIQAIFDSIMPNILPLGFVFTLYWLFKKKHVNTLMLIILIILVSIVLSFFKIM from the coding sequence ATGACGGTATCTAGAAATAAATTGGACAAAAAAGATATCAATAAGATGAGCATGCTTTCTATATTAGAACAGTCCTGCTTCAGCTTTGAACGTATGCAGGCTCCCGGTTTCTGTCTCGGATTGCTTCCCGGATTAAAGAAGATTTACGGTGACCAGAAGGAAGAAATCTCAGATGCCATGAAAAATAACATGGACTTTATCAATACCGAACCCCACATGGCAACCTTTCTTCAGGGTCTTGTCCTTTCCCTGGAAGAAAATGGTCAGGACAGGGCTCTGATCAAGAGCATAAAAACCGGTCTGTTCGGCCCTCTGGCCGGACTGGGAGACGCAATATTCTGGTTCACCCTGCTTCCAATATCAGCAGCCATCTGCTGTTCCCTTGCAAGCGGCGGGTCTGTACTGGGTCCTATCCTTTATATCGCTATCTGGTTTTTAGGCGCCATATCAAGATTGTGGTTTGGCCGTATGGGATATAACATGGGTGTGGGAGCCGTTGATTTAATCAGTTCCAATGCCAGCGCCATTACAAAGGCCGCAGGCATCCTGGGCATGATGGTGGTTGGCGGGCTGATTCCAAGCTACGTATCCCTTCATTTTGCCGAAACGCTGGTAGCTCCCGGCGGCGTATCCATACAGGCAATCTTCGATTCCATTATGCCGAACATACTGCCTTTAGGGTTTGTATTTACCCTTTACTGGCTGTTTAAGAAAAAACATGTTAATACGCTGATGCTGATTATACTTATCATCCTTGTATCAATCGTATTGTCTTTCTTTAAAATCATGTAA
- a CDS encoding DMT family transporter — protein sequence MTEARKKFKAIGVTTGLISGLMYGLYTTFVLIAGYYKPLAGAVGLFAAPYVTSGLNDLFAGIWLTAYNVKTGRIREIGRSLRLFPGKIILIGSLVGGPIASGAYLMGLAMAGAYAIPISAMYILFGALFARIFLKQKIVPRVGIGMVICVVGAIVINWVKPEGSTNFTLGIICAFVAAIGWALEGVFAAYGSAMLDTDVVINIRQLLSGIVDLIVILPMVGGMGLLKGTLFSLPPVMWLLVSGLCAAISYLCWYKSNSTIGCAMGMSLNITYAFWGVLFCILFLKQPLTPTIIIGSIIIILGAVLVSVDPFELLMKKEEVSNEI from the coding sequence ATGACGGAAGCACGAAAAAAATTTAAAGCAATTGGCGTTACAACAGGCTTGATATCCGGTCTTATGTATGGGTTATATACCACATTCGTTTTGATCGCCGGTTATTACAAGCCTCTTGCCGGAGCGGTTGGGTTGTTTGCTGCTCCCTATGTAACCTCGGGCCTGAATGATTTGTTTGCAGGCATCTGGCTGACCGCTTATAACGTAAAGACCGGAAGAATCCGGGAAATCGGAAGAAGCTTACGCCTGTTCCCAGGAAAAATTATTCTAATAGGCTCTCTGGTTGGCGGACCCATAGCAAGTGGAGCATACCTCATGGGACTTGCCATGGCAGGAGCTTACGCAATACCGATTTCCGCCATGTACATACTCTTTGGAGCATTGTTTGCAAGGATTTTCCTAAAGCAGAAAATCGTGCCCAGAGTAGGCATTGGAATGGTGATCTGTGTGGTTGGAGCGATTGTCATCAACTGGGTAAAGCCGGAAGGCAGCACTAATTTTACCCTTGGGATCATCTGCGCGTTTGTTGCGGCCATCGGCTGGGCTTTGGAAGGTGTATTCGCAGCTTACGGAAGTGCCATGCTGGATACCGATGTGGTAATCAACATACGCCAGCTATTATCCGGTATTGTGGATCTGATTGTTATTTTGCCGATGGTGGGAGGCATGGGACTTTTAAAAGGCACCCTGTTCTCATTACCGCCGGTTATGTGGCTGCTGGTTTCCGGACTTTGCGCTGCAATATCCTATTTGTGCTGGTATAAATCCAACAGCACAATAGGCTGCGCCATGGGAATGTCACTGAATATTACCTACGCGTTCTGGGGTGTGCTGTTTTGTATCCTGTTTTTAAAACAGCCATTGACCCCGACTATTATCATTGGTTCCATTATTATCATTTTGGGGGCGGTTTTAGTATCCGTAGACCCATTTGAATTGCTCATGAAAAAGGAGGAAGTAAGCAATGAAATTTGA
- the trxA gene encoding thioredoxin, protein MAVLTLTQENFQTEVADNSGIVLVDFWATWCGPCKMFAPVIDEIAEGNLPGVKVGKVDVDQQPDLAGQFRVMSIPTLVIFKDGKAAVTSVGVKSKKEVLEMIEKLR, encoded by the coding sequence ATGGCAGTTTTAACATTAACACAGGAGAATTTTCAAACAGAAGTGGCAGATAACAGCGGCATTGTGCTGGTGGACTTTTGGGCGACCTGGTGCGGACCCTGTAAGATGTTTGCACCGGTGATAGACGAAATTGCTGAAGGGAATCTTCCCGGCGTTAAGGTAGGCAAGGTGGATGTTGATCAGCAGCCGGACTTAGCCGGACAGTTTAGGGTTATGAGTATTCCTACCCTTGTAATCTTTAAGGATGGTAAGGCGGCAGTCACTTCCGTGGGAGTGAAATCCAAGAAAGAAGTCCTTGAAATGATCGAGAAATTAAGATAA
- a CDS encoding YhgE/Pip domain-containing protein → MVHVKNIFKIFAGDIKRIALNPVAVIIALGLTLIPALYAWFNIAASWDPYANTKGLKVAVVNLDKGASIDDIFDTDIDDSSINIGEMILDELRKNEQIGWQFVNEEEAIDGVESGKYYAAVIVPEDFSQKISSVLTSNIERPVLEYYVNEKKNAIATKITGKGVESVQQQINETFINSTSKVAGKALNKYSDNWETDKETDRDDAVSTLTDVKTDLNQLVDTITMLQSTLRSVNSLNGGMKGTLPDVSKMIDSGGQTAESAKTLIDSSRGFSDTMTEGIRDTLDNISKVEESVYESFQVIGKLTDTSADGAIDALKATENLVTGSINQCNSVNKVLGTINQKLPIPLKDITTLQQKLTDTVKQQQELVRKLQAAQQTVKQTKRLPDTMEKDIGDSLDGVTNSISDVLNFYTGKVEIPLKDSLDKTYDALGTTAGALDSIGNMIGQIDTTLDSVTDSSQSLIEALDSAVGLMNRSQERVDDMIDSVNKLADNEKLNKIMDIMKNDPDQLSDFMKMPTDMVTNKIYPVETYGSAMAPFYTILAIWVGGLILAALVKTKVEENRSVGLKLYETYFGRYLTFMLFGIAQALVVALGDLYMLKIQCLYPGKFVLAAVAASIIFTNIIYSMTVSFGDVGKAIVVVFMVIQVAGSGGTFPIQVTPRFFQMVNPLLPFTHLINAMRECVGGTYGNDYWKDIRNVLVYIPISLLVGIVLRKKVLKLNEFFEEKLSQTGIM, encoded by the coding sequence ATGGTTCATGTTAAAAACATATTTAAAATTTTCGCCGGTGATATAAAACGCATTGCGCTTAATCCGGTAGCAGTCATTATTGCGCTGGGACTTACACTTATTCCAGCCTTATACGCATGGTTTAACATCGCTGCAAGCTGGGACCCTTATGCGAATACAAAGGGACTTAAGGTTGCGGTTGTCAACCTGGATAAGGGGGCTTCTATTGACGATATATTTGACACGGATATTGATGATTCTTCCATTAATATTGGTGAAATGATTCTTGATGAACTTAGAAAGAATGAACAGATAGGATGGCAGTTCGTCAACGAGGAAGAAGCAATCGATGGAGTGGAGTCCGGGAAATATTATGCGGCAGTTATCGTTCCTGAAGATTTCAGCCAGAAAATATCAAGCGTCCTTACCTCTAACATTGAGCGCCCGGTGCTTGAATACTATGTAAATGAAAAGAAAAACGCCATTGCCACAAAGATCACCGGCAAAGGGGTGGAGAGCGTACAGCAGCAAATTAATGAAACCTTTATTAATTCTACCTCAAAGGTGGCTGGGAAGGCCTTAAACAAATATTCAGACAACTGGGAAACTGATAAGGAAACGGACAGAGACGATGCCGTCAGTACTCTTACGGATGTAAAAACAGATTTGAATCAGCTGGTGGATACTATTACCATGCTTCAGTCCACTCTCCGCTCCGTCAACAGCTTAAATGGCGGTATGAAGGGAACTCTCCCGGATGTGAGCAAAATGATCGATTCCGGCGGACAAACGGCTGAAAGCGCAAAAACCCTGATCGATTCCTCCAGAGGATTCTCTGACACAATGACAGAAGGTATTAGAGATACCCTGGATAATATCAGCAAGGTAGAGGAATCCGTGTATGAATCCTTTCAGGTAATCGGCAAGCTGACGGACACATCCGCTGACGGAGCTATTGATGCATTAAAAGCCACGGAAAATCTGGTCACAGGAAGCATCAACCAGTGCAATAGCGTAAACAAGGTTTTAGGGACAATTAACCAGAAGCTGCCCATTCCCTTAAAAGATATAACAACTCTTCAGCAAAAGCTTACAGATACCGTTAAGCAGCAGCAGGAACTGGTTAGGAAGCTGCAGGCTGCACAGCAGACCGTAAAACAGACAAAACGGCTGCCGGATACCATGGAGAAGGATATCGGAGACTCTCTTGACGGGGTCACCAACTCCATATCAGACGTTCTGAATTTTTATACCGGCAAGGTGGAGATTCCTTTAAAAGACAGCCTGGATAAGACCTATGATGCCCTGGGCACTACTGCGGGAGCTTTAGACAGCATTGGAAACATGATAGGGCAGATCGATACCACCCTTGACAGTGTAACAGACTCATCCCAGAGCCTGATCGAAGCGTTAGACAGCGCCGTCGGCCTGATGAACAGGAGCCAGGAGCGTGTGGATGATATGATCGACAGCGTGAACAAGCTGGCGGATAATGAGAAGTTAAATAAGATCATGGACATCATGAAGAATGACCCGGATCAGCTCAGTGATTTTATGAAAATGCCTACGGATATGGTTACCAACAAAATCTACCCGGTAGAAACTTATGGTTCCGCCATGGCTCCGTTTTATACCATTCTGGCCATCTGGGTGGGAGGACTCATTTTGGCGGCTTTGGTAAAGACTAAGGTGGAAGAGAACAGATCGGTAGGGCTTAAGCTGTATGAAACCTATTTTGGAAGGTATCTCACCTTCATGCTGTTTGGAATCGCCCAGGCACTTGTGGTGGCTTTGGGAGATTTGTATATGTTAAAGATCCAGTGCCTTTATCCGGGGAAATTTGTGCTGGCAGCTGTGGCAGCCAGTATTATATTCACCAATATCATTTATTCCATGACGGTTTCCTTTGGGGACGTGGGCAAAGCGATTGTAGTAGTCTTTATGGTCATTCAGGTGGCAGGCTCCGGCGGTACGTTTCCCATACAGGTAACTCCCCGGTTTTTCCAGATGGTGAACCCATTGCTTCCATTTACTCATCTCATCAATGCAATGAGAGAGTGTGTGGGAGGTACTTATGGGAATGATTATTGGAAAGATATACGAAATGTGCTGGTCTATATTCCTATATCACTGTTGGTTGGAATCGTATTGCGGAAGAAGGTGTTAAAACTGAATGAATTTTTTGAAGAAAAACTCAGCCAAACAGGGATCATGTAA
- a CDS encoding MerR family transcriptional regulator, with protein MKEKKLYSIGEVSKICNISTKALRFYDKIGIISPDMICKENSYRYYNKESLLTVPVVKYYKQMGFKLEEMQGLVEGNTYYYLEQNFRNKIDQLCLQEQQIHNSYIAVKDWYELIQEAKLVLQNDVHDVAVKYIQPATYCGMEQDFDYNYMESIINIEWTNHLEHEENEITGPVILKFDSFEEKMAGKCSRTRIMQQAIHPCRNCLNRQVFGGFMAASVYHIGKHETIDEEYEKILKWAAKRGYKCGKESFERYVVDYWTTRSRDEFVSEIIVPIYRE; from the coding sequence ATGAAAGAAAAAAAATTGTACTCAATTGGGGAAGTGAGTAAGATCTGCAACATTTCTACAAAAGCTTTGAGGTTTTATGATAAGATCGGTATCATATCTCCGGATATGATCTGCAAGGAAAACAGCTATCGGTATTATAACAAAGAGTCCCTTCTGACTGTTCCGGTGGTGAAATACTACAAGCAAATGGGATTTAAACTGGAAGAGATGCAGGGGTTGGTCGAAGGAAATACTTATTATTACCTGGAACAGAATTTCAGGAACAAGATTGACCAGTTATGCCTTCAGGAGCAGCAGATCCATAACAGCTATATTGCGGTTAAGGACTGGTATGAGCTGATACAGGAAGCCAAACTGGTGCTTCAAAATGATGTTCATGATGTTGCCGTAAAATATATACAGCCGGCGACCTATTGCGGCATGGAGCAGGACTTTGACTACAATTACATGGAATCCATTATCAATATAGAATGGACCAATCACTTAGAGCATGAAGAGAATGAGATCACAGGACCGGTAATTTTAAAATTTGATTCATTTGAGGAAAAGATGGCAGGCAAATGCAGCCGCACCAGAATCATGCAGCAGGCCATTCATCCATGCAGGAACTGTTTGAACCGGCAGGTCTTTGGAGGATTTATGGCTGCGTCGGTTTATCATATCGGAAAGCATGAAACGATTGATGAAGAATATGAGAAAATACTTAAATGGGCGGCTAAAAGGGGCTATAAGTGCGGAAAAGAAAGCTTCGAACGGTATGTTGTGGATTACTGGACCACCAGAAGCCGGGATGAGTTTGTTTCAGAGATCATTGTTCCGATATACAGGGAATAA
- a CDS encoding BMC domain-containing protein has protein sequence MERYEAIGSIETFGLVFVLEAADAMCKAADVELIGYENVASGYISVLVRGDVGACKTAVEAGIKAVKDMGADVYSSVIIPRPHPHLEKIIRRYALSVAPEQE, from the coding sequence ATGGAAAGATATGAAGCCATAGGCTCAATAGAAACATTTGGTCTGGTATTTGTTCTCGAAGCGGCGGATGCAATGTGCAAGGCGGCAGATGTGGAACTCATCGGCTATGAAAATGTAGCTTCCGGTTATATTTCTGTTTTGGTACGGGGAGATGTGGGGGCCTGCAAGACGGCTGTAGAAGCTGGAATTAAGGCAGTGAAGGATATGGGAGCGGATGTTTACAGTTCCGTAATCATTCCAAGACCTCATCCCCATCTTGAAAAAATCATCAGACGATATGCCTTAAGTGTTGCTCCTGAACAGGAATAG
- a CDS encoding PTS mannose/fructose/sorbose/N-acetylgalactosamine transporter subunit IIC, with protein MQITLIQGILLALLAFICACDACWEAFFWFRPIVVAFFAGIILGDVQVGLAAGAVAELSYLGLLTVGGTVPPDPLMAGMMTTVIAFTTGQSAETALGLSLPFALLAQWVGIVCNTTFAGFLRPLDHACENADTKKFTQIVLLGLVIKAGIYALITFLSAYALQNQIAGFVNMFPEWLIHGFEISGGLLPAVGLTLLLVVMLKKQNVAYLFIGFLIMTFLKLDNILPVAIAGIAVAFIGYLNDETIKKNAITVEGGADDDGI; from the coding sequence ATGCAAATTACTTTAATCCAGGGGATTTTGCTGGCTTTACTGGCCTTTATTTGTGCCTGTGACGCCTGCTGGGAAGCCTTTTTCTGGTTCCGTCCCATCGTTGTCGCCTTCTTCGCCGGAATAATCCTGGGTGATGTTCAGGTAGGCCTGGCTGCGGGCGCCGTTGCAGAGCTTTCGTATCTGGGACTGCTGACCGTAGGCGGTACCGTTCCGCCTGATCCTCTGATGGCAGGCATGATGACAACAGTCATCGCATTCACGACTGGCCAGAGCGCAGAAACAGCTCTGGGACTCTCATTGCCCTTCGCTTTGCTGGCACAGTGGGTCGGAATTGTCTGCAATACCACTTTTGCAGGTTTCTTACGTCCCCTGGATCACGCATGCGAGAACGCAGACACAAAGAAATTTACACAGATCGTTCTTCTTGGACTTGTAATTAAAGCGGGAATCTACGCTTTGATCACGTTCCTGTCTGCCTATGCATTACAGAACCAGATCGCCGGATTTGTAAACATGTTCCCGGAATGGTTGATCCATGGATTCGAAATATCCGGCGGCCTGCTTCCTGCAGTCGGTCTTACCCTGCTCTTGGTTGTCATGCTTAAGAAACAGAACGTGGCATATCTTTTTATTGGCTTCTTGATTATGACATTCTTAAAGCTGGACAATATCCTTCCGGTTGCTATCGCAGGAATCGCTGTTGCATTCATTGGTTATCTCAATGATGAAACGATCAAAAAGAATGCCATAACTGTAGAAGGAGGTGCTGACGATGACGGTATCTAG
- a CDS encoding DMT family transporter, whose translation MSNQGMTSVSADAKMAAVNKKFRTTGMTTGALSGLTYGIYTVLVLVAGYYEPLVSAAGLLAGPYVCSGLNDLFAGIWLTAYNAKSGRIREMGRSLNTFPGKMIVIGSILGGPIANGAYLVGLAMAGAYAIPISALCSLFGAIFAWIFLKQKITKRVMMGMLVCVAGAIIINWTKPEGSDNFTLGIIFSFVAAICWALEGVFATYGGAMIDTDVAVNLRQLISGVVDLFVILPIVGGLGLLGGTLMAGIPAIWLVVSGLSAAVSFLCWYKSNSTVGCAVGMSLNVTYAFWGVFFCILFLGQAVTPTIVIGSFVIVFGAILVTMNPLDLFRKGE comes from the coding sequence ATGAGTAACCAAGGAATGACATCTGTATCCGCGGATGCAAAAATGGCGGCAGTCAATAAAAAATTCAGGACAACCGGTATGACAACCGGTGCATTATCCGGACTGACATACGGGATCTATACCGTACTTGTACTGGTGGCCGGATATTATGAACCTCTTGTCAGTGCGGCAGGACTTTTAGCAGGACCATATGTGTGCTCCGGCTTAAACGATCTTTTCGCAGGAATCTGGCTGACTGCTTATAATGCAAAAAGCGGCCGTATCCGCGAGATGGGAAGAAGCCTTAATACATTCCCTGGTAAAATGATTGTCATCGGATCCATTCTCGGAGGCCCCATTGCCAATGGCGCTTATCTGGTAGGTCTTGCCATGGCCGGTGCCTATGCGATTCCGATTTCCGCATTATGCAGTTTATTCGGAGCAATTTTTGCATGGATCTTCTTAAAACAGAAAATCACTAAGAGAGTCATGATGGGTATGTTGGTATGTGTGGCCGGTGCCATCATCATCAACTGGACGAAGCCGGAAGGCAGCGATAACTTTACACTGGGAATTATCTTCTCCTTTGTTGCAGCAATCTGCTGGGCCCTGGAAGGTGTATTTGCCACTTACGGCGGAGCCATGATCGATACCGATGTTGCAGTAAACTTACGCCAGCTGATTTCCGGTGTTGTAGACTTATTCGTGATCCTTCCTATCGTTGGAGGCCTGGGGCTTCTTGGCGGAACACTTATGGCAGGAATACCAGCCATCTGGCTTGTAGTATCCGGCTTAAGTGCCGCAGTGTCTTTCCTTTGCTGGTATAAGAGTAATTCCACCGTTGGATGTGCTGTGGGAATGTCCTTAAATGTAACCTATGCGTTCTGGGGAGTTTTCTTCTGTATCCTGTTTTTGGGACAGGCAGTGACACCTACGATTGTAATCGGTTCTTTTGTAATCGTATTTGGTGCGATTCTGGTAACCATGAATCCACTGGATTTATTCAGGAAAGGGGAATAA
- the agaB gene encoding PTS galactosamine transporter subunit IIB gives MPNILLTRIDNRLVHGQVGCSWVGAIGCNLIVVADDEAAGDPVQQSLMKMTADSTGVGIRFFTLQKTIEVIHKAAPSQKIFIVVRNPQSARALIEGGVPIDKLCIGNMHVAPGKKVSNEPHVYLDEQDLEDLRMIRGKGIDVYIQIAPGDKKHDFEVK, from the coding sequence ATGCCCAACATTCTATTAACAAGGATCGATAACCGGCTGGTACATGGTCAGGTTGGATGCTCCTGGGTGGGAGCCATTGGATGTAATCTGATCGTGGTCGCAGACGATGAGGCTGCAGGTGATCCGGTCCAGCAATCACTGATGAAGATGACCGCTGATTCCACCGGCGTGGGTATCCGGTTCTTTACACTTCAAAAAACAATTGAAGTCATCCATAAAGCAGCGCCAAGCCAGAAGATATTTATAGTAGTAAGAAATCCGCAGTCTGCAAGAGCCCTGATTGAGGGAGGAGTTCCCATCGATAAGCTCTGCATCGGCAACATGCATGTAGCTCCGGGAAAGAAAGTATCCAATGAGCCTCATGTATATCTGGATGAACAGGATTTAGAAGACTTGAGAATGATTCGGGGAAAAGGCATTGATGTGTATATCCAGATCGCTCCCGGAGATAAGAAGCATGATTTTGAGGTGAAGTAA